A window of Novosphingobium terrae contains these coding sequences:
- a CDS encoding antibiotic biosynthesis monooxygenase family protein, which translates to MTPPFSAGGGITPPQGAIAVIFISGRTAADAEGYGAAADAMAEAAARQDGYLGVESARGADGLGITVSWWRDEAAALAWRQNPEHTRIREQGRALWYDWYRTVITTVERAYDWQRSEPAG; encoded by the coding sequence ATGACACCGCCCTTTTCTGCCGGTGGTGGCATCACGCCGCCGCAGGGCGCGATCGCCGTCATCTTCATCTCGGGCCGCACGGCAGCGGATGCGGAAGGCTATGGCGCCGCTGCGGACGCCATGGCCGAAGCCGCCGCCCGGCAGGACGGCTATCTCGGGGTGGAGTCCGCGCGCGGCGCCGACGGGCTGGGCATCACCGTCAGCTGGTGGCGCGATGAGGCCGCTGCTCTGGCATGGCGCCAGAACCCGGAACACACGCGCATCCGCGAGCAGGGCCGTGCCCTGTGGTACGACTGGTATCGCACCGTGATCACCACCGTCGAGCGTGCCTATGACTGGCAGCGGAGCGAGCCTGCAGGGTAA
- a CDS encoding NAD-dependent epimerase/dehydratase family protein codes for MQHTIFLAGAAGAIGRRLIPLLTGAGHRVIGTTRSPDRADALEAAGVRPVIVDVFDGQALTRAVREAAPSIIIHQLTDLSAGLDQDPEAARRANARLRREGTANLVTAALAAGTRRMVTQSIAWAYAPGATPYREEDPLDITAQGARGMTVNEGIVPLEHATLFTPGLEGIVLRYGQLYGPGTWSEKPEGASPLHVDAAAHAAFIAVERGAPGAYNIADDGGEADNAKAVSALGWSPGFRLEAVA; via the coding sequence ATGCAGCACACGATCTTTCTTGCCGGCGCGGCGGGCGCCATCGGGCGCCGCCTTATCCCTCTGCTGACGGGTGCAGGCCATCGGGTGATCGGCACCACCCGCTCGCCCGATCGCGCCGATGCACTGGAAGCGGCAGGTGTGAGGCCGGTGATCGTCGATGTCTTCGACGGGCAGGCCCTGACCCGGGCCGTGCGCGAGGCCGCGCCCTCCATCATCATCCACCAGCTGACAGACCTGTCCGCCGGGCTCGATCAGGACCCGGAGGCGGCGCGGCGGGCCAATGCCAGGCTGCGCCGCGAAGGCACGGCCAATCTGGTGACCGCAGCGCTGGCCGCCGGAACGCGGCGCATGGTGACGCAGAGCATCGCCTGGGCCTATGCCCCCGGCGCAACGCCCTATCGCGAGGAAGACCCGCTGGACATCACCGCGCAGGGCGCGCGCGGCATGACCGTCAATGAGGGCATCGTGCCGCTCGAACATGCCACGCTTTTCACGCCGGGGCTTGAGGGGATCGTGCTGCGCTATGGTCAGCTCTACGGCCCGGGTACATGGAGCGAGAAGCCCGAAGGCGCCTCGCCGCTGCATGTCGATGCCGCTGCCCATGCCGCCTTTATCGCGGTGGAGCGCGGCGCGCCGGGCGCCTACAACATCGCCGATGACGGCGGCGAGGCTGACAATGCCAAGGCCGTTTCCGCGCTGGGCTGGTCGCCCGGCTTCCGACTGGAGGCCGTGGCATGA
- a CDS encoding GNAT family N-acetyltransferase: MTLTLTHAETRAELHACFDVIRQLRPQLSHAEAWYDHVLSMRQDGYRVLVCRDDEQVLALAGYRLQTNLVHGRFLFVNDLVTGAGHRGQGLGARLLRQLDMIAGAEGCSRLVLDTAMANHAARSFYTREGLEEVIVGFVRQIGQAA; the protein is encoded by the coding sequence ATGACACTGACTCTCACCCACGCCGAGACGCGGGCCGAACTCCACGCCTGTTTCGATGTGATCCGCCAGTTGCGCCCACAGCTCTCGCATGCGGAGGCATGGTATGATCACGTCCTGTCGATGCGTCAGGATGGCTATCGCGTGCTGGTCTGCCGCGATGATGAGCAGGTTCTGGCGCTGGCAGGCTATCGGCTGCAGACCAATCTGGTTCATGGCCGCTTCCTTTTCGTGAACGACCTTGTCACCGGGGCGGGGCACAGGGGGCAGGGGCTGGGTGCCCGGCTGCTGCGGCAGCTCGATATGATCGCGGGCGCTGAGGGATGCAGCCGCCTGGTGCTGGATACGGCGATGGCCAACCATGCTGCCCGCAGTTTCTACACGCGTGAAGGTCTGGAGGAGGTCATCGTCGGCTTCGTCCGCCAGATTGGGCAGGCCGCATGA
- a CDS encoding FMN-dependent NADH-azoreductase, translating into MTRILQILSSPRGGASHSTALGDAVAERLAQAHPQARRLIHDLNAASPGWLDAAYAAQLVSGQRGEEAMSGTLAASDAAIAALLAADMVVIATPMHNFTLPAVLKLWVDMVVRAFHTFVPTAGSKLPLVPDRPVFIAIASGGFFHGERANQPDFLIPYLTAALGCIGLRDLCFLPLQGTAFLPAEDIAQQTRALVEQAAGWHAKV; encoded by the coding sequence ATGACCCGCATCCTGCAGATCCTGAGCAGCCCGCGCGGCGGCGCGTCGCACAGCACCGCACTGGGCGATGCCGTGGCGGAGCGGCTTGCGCAGGCCCATCCGCAAGCCAGGCGCCTGATCCATGATCTCAATGCCGCGTCCCCCGGCTGGCTTGATGCGGCCTATGCCGCGCAGCTGGTCTCTGGCCAGCGCGGCGAGGAAGCGATGAGCGGCACGCTGGCCGCCTCGGATGCGGCGATTGCCGCTTTGCTCGCGGCCGATATGGTGGTGATCGCCACGCCGATGCATAATTTCACCCTGCCCGCAGTGCTCAAGCTGTGGGTCGATATGGTGGTGCGCGCCTTTCACACCTTCGTGCCGACAGCGGGCAGCAAGCTGCCTCTGGTGCCGGACCGTCCCGTCTTTATCGCCATCGCCTCGGGCGGCTTCTTTCATGGAGAGCGGGCGAACCAGCCCGATTTCCTGATCCCCTATCTGACGGCGGCTCTGGGCTGCATCGGCTTGCGTGACCTGTGTTTCCTGCCCCTGCAAGGCACCGCCTTCCTGCCTGCCGAGGACATCGCGCAGCAGACACGCGCTCTGGTGGAGCAGGCGGCTGGCTGGCACGCGAAGGTGTGA
- the pdxR gene encoding MocR-like pyridoxine biosynthesis transcription factor PdxR, which yields MTATVSPLLGIDRSLPIPLTEQICAGLRQAIRQETLVTGARLPSWQDLSAQLGVARGTVRIAYERLIDEGLLVSSGAAGTHVAGRLPRHGTPEHGAEQDPFADLRPAPGFAGADQPGLFQMGIPAQDAFPAKLWARLHRRAADAGAMWLGQQDPRGTEALRREIAAHLAIARGLPCLPGQIFITSSFRGALGLLLRALPLNGSKAWVENPGLPFTRQGLRLGGIEPVGLPVDAEGIDIAGARDEDIALAVVTPGQHAPLGHVLSPARRRALLAWAEAAGSWIIEDDYLSELQLEGRAAPALAGQDRSGRVIHIGSFSKTISPALGIGFVVAPEALVQPLLNVATWLVPPPNYVAQLALAAFLREGHYLRHLRKMKRLYAQRRAATLAALAHHDAAVTPAGLAVHMALPEGISDRRLLRRLQADGLSPTALSQWYEGDAGPNGLVLGITNALPDRVERDIARLRALIEAERQA from the coding sequence ATGACAGCCACCGTCTCCCCCCTGCTCGGCATCGACCGCTCGCTGCCCATCCCGCTGACCGAGCAGATTTGTGCCGGGCTGCGTCAGGCCATCCGGCAGGAGACGCTGGTGACCGGGGCAAGGCTGCCCTCATGGCAGGATCTGTCGGCGCAGCTGGGTGTCGCCCGGGGCACGGTGCGGATCGCCTATGAGCGGCTGATCGATGAAGGCCTGCTGGTCTCATCGGGCGCGGCGGGCACCCATGTGGCCGGCAGGCTCCCGCGCCACGGCACCCCGGAGCATGGCGCGGAGCAGGACCCTTTCGCCGATCTGCGCCCCGCCCCGGGCTTTGCCGGCGCCGACCAGCCCGGCCTGTTCCAGATGGGCATCCCCGCGCAGGATGCCTTTCCCGCCAAGCTCTGGGCCCGGCTGCATCGGCGCGCCGCCGACGCCGGGGCCATGTGGCTGGGCCAGCAGGACCCGCGCGGCACCGAAGCGCTGCGGCGGGAGATTGCGGCCCATCTGGCCATCGCCCGCGGCCTGCCCTGCCTGCCCGGGCAGATCTTCATCACCAGCAGCTTCCGGGGAGCCCTGGGCCTGCTGCTGCGCGCCTTGCCCCTCAACGGTAGCAAGGCATGGGTGGAGAACCCCGGCCTTCCCTTCACCCGCCAGGGCCTGCGTCTCGGGGGGATCGAGCCGGTGGGCCTGCCCGTCGATGCGGAAGGCATCGATATCGCCGGAGCGCGCGATGAGGATATTGCTCTGGCCGTGGTGACGCCGGGGCAGCATGCGCCGCTGGGCCATGTGCTGTCACCCGCAAGGCGGCGCGCGCTGCTCGCCTGGGCCGAGGCGGCGGGCAGCTGGATCATCGAGGATGACTATCTCAGCGAGTTGCAGCTGGAAGGCCGCGCCGCTCCGGCGCTGGCCGGGCAGGACCGCAGCGGGCGGGTCATCCATATCGGCTCTTTCAGCAAGACGATCAGCCCAGCTCTCGGCATCGGCTTCGTGGTGGCGCCGGAGGCTCTGGTGCAGCCCCTGCTGAATGTCGCGACATGGCTGGTGCCGCCGCCCAATTATGTGGCGCAGCTGGCGCTGGCGGCTTTTCTGCGCGAGGGGCATTATCTGCGCCATCTGCGCAAGATGAAGCGCCTCTATGCCCAAAGGCGCGCCGCCACCCTCGCCGCGCTGGCCCACCATGATGCTGCGGTGACGCCCGCCGGGCTGGCCGTGCATATGGCCCTGCCCGAGGGCATCAGCGACCGGCGCCTGCTGCGCCGCCTTCAGGCCGATGGCCTGTCACCCACCGCTTTGTCGCAATGGTATGAGGGCGATGCGGGGCCGAACGGGCTGGTGCTGGGCATCACCAACGCCCTGCCGGACCGGGTGGAGCGCGACATCGCCCGCCTGCGCGCCCTGATCGAGGCAGAGCGGCAGGCCTGA
- a CDS encoding MBL fold metallo-hydrolase: MSPQPFPTLRIGDLTVTAISDGYLDAGLDLLSSIESDEASRMQQQAGVKNPSSMHINCYLVQSGGRRILIDAGAGGIKNWGGALQANLALMGLNPDDIDTILLTHAHPDHIGGLLDAAGQVSFAQAELVVQQQEMAFWQDDAHLARASERARGNFRLARQVLEAYRPRLRPFEGGEVLPGIHAMALPGHTAGHTGYRLEAGADALLIWGDIVHFPQIQIARPEVTIAFDQDAPLAAETRARLLDCVSADRLLIAGMHLEELGFARIERAGGTYRIAYEERPGGEGPPIFGC, from the coding sequence ATGTCCCCCCAGCCCTTCCCCACCCTCCGCATCGGCGACCTGACCGTCACCGCCATCAGCGACGGCTATCTCGATGCCGGGCTCGACCTGCTCTCCAGCATCGAGAGCGACGAGGCCAGCCGGATGCAGCAGCAGGCGGGGGTGAAGAACCCCTCGTCGATGCATATCAACTGCTATCTGGTCCAGAGCGGCGGCAGACGCATTCTGATCGACGCCGGAGCAGGCGGCATCAAGAACTGGGGTGGCGCACTTCAGGCCAATCTCGCTCTGATGGGCCTGAACCCCGACGACATCGACACGATCCTGCTGACGCATGCCCATCCCGATCATATCGGCGGCCTGCTGGATGCGGCGGGGCAGGTCAGCTTCGCTCAGGCCGAACTGGTGGTGCAGCAGCAGGAGATGGCCTTCTGGCAGGATGACGCTCATCTGGCCCGCGCCAGCGAGCGGGCACGCGGCAATTTCCGCCTCGCCCGGCAGGTGCTGGAGGCCTATCGGCCAAGACTGCGCCCCTTCGAAGGCGGTGAGGTGCTGCCGGGCATCCATGCCATGGCGCTGCCCGGCCATACGGCAGGCCATACCGGCTATCGACTGGAGGCAGGCGCCGACGCGCTGCTGATCTGGGGCGATATCGTCCATTTCCCGCAGATCCAGATCGCCCGGCCCGAGGTGACCATCGCCTTCGATCAGGATGCCCCGCTCGCGGCGGAGACAAGGGCAAGGCTGCTCGATTGCGTCAGTGCCGATCGCCTGCTGATCGCGGGCATGCATCTGGAGGAACTCGGCTTCGCGCGCATCGAGCGGGCGGGCGGAACCTATCGCATCGCCTATGAGGAGCGCCCCGGCGGCGAAGGCCCGCCCATCTTCGGCTGTTGA
- a CDS encoding LysR substrate-binding domain-containing protein: MRRKIPSNSALMAFEASARHGSFARAASELALTEGAISRQIGRLEAFLGVTLFERVGNRVRLLPNGERYAAQVRQSLDRLERDSQYLMGQPRDGTSIEIATIPTFATRWLIPRLKHFQQRHPSITVHLAERMEPFLLADSGFDAAIHFDHPAWTGMRKLPLLQERLVPVCHPALLAREGGKASLDDLPRLHRRQNPEAWQDYARETGLSLTNPAIGPRYDLHSMLIEAVLAGLGVALVPRLYVEAELADGRLVAPWPDAVSIAKTFCLILPEPIRLSEAPVQAFAQWLLEQAAQGC; encoded by the coding sequence ATGCGCCGCAAGATCCCCAGCAATTCGGCCCTGATGGCTTTCGAGGCCTCGGCGCGGCATGGCAGTTTTGCCCGCGCCGCCAGCGAACTGGCGCTGACCGAAGGCGCCATCAGCCGCCAGATCGGCCGGCTGGAGGCCTTTCTGGGCGTCACCCTGTTCGAGCGTGTCGGCAACCGTGTCCGGTTGCTGCCCAATGGGGAGCGCTATGCCGCGCAGGTCCGCCAGTCGCTCGATCGGCTGGAGCGTGACAGCCAATATCTGATGGGTCAGCCGCGCGACGGCACCAGCATCGAGATCGCCACCATCCCCACTTTCGCAACCCGCTGGCTGATCCCGCGCCTGAAGCATTTTCAGCAGCGCCATCCGAGCATCACCGTCCATCTGGCCGAAAGGATGGAGCCCTTCCTGCTGGCTGACAGCGGCTTTGACGCGGCGATCCACTTCGACCACCCGGCCTGGACCGGGATGCGCAAGCTGCCCCTGCTTCAGGAACGGCTGGTGCCGGTCTGCCATCCCGCTCTGCTGGCGCGTGAGGGGGGAAAGGCCTCACTGGATGATCTGCCGCGCCTGCATCGGCGGCAGAACCCGGAGGCATGGCAGGATTATGCCAGGGAAACCGGGCTCAGCCTGACAAACCCTGCAATCGGCCCGCGCTATGATCTGCACAGCATGCTGATCGAGGCGGTTCTGGCCGGCCTGGGGGTGGCGCTGGTGCCCCGCCTGTATGTCGAGGCCGAGCTGGCCGATGGGCGGTTGGTTGCGCCTTGGCCCGATGCCGTTTCCATCGCGAAAACCTTCTGTCTGATCCTGCCCGAACCCATCCGCCTGAGCGAAGCGCCCGTGCAGGCCTTCGCGCAATGGCTGTTGGAGCAGGCGGCCCAGGGCTGCTGA
- a CDS encoding amidohydrolase family protein, whose amino-acid sequence MVRIKRLGLHVACAALALGTASGACAQRIVLDNATIVDTRTGKLTPHRAVVVEGNRIASIAAAGTVKAAPGDQRIDASGKFVVPGYNDMHAHPLNPGDTANQLQMMLAMGITGFRQMSGSPELLAARKAGTLMPKLAPTLLVTPGSLLVGPNAATPEMAVAEVHRQKAQGADFIKAISLPPAVLFAAHAAAKADGLTVTGHLLPLVNPREAAEHGMDGIEHLGPGDALLLGCSSQESALRAAIVPPRPVVAPPAEGEAPKNGAGTPPPGVPGAIGLANPLAFTPLPAILAYGKVLDSYDAGKCGALADVLAARGIWQTPTLIRVRTMEFGDDPAYVNNPELRYVIGTDRAVWQAAGERYKAVMTEPARAVLSRLFTAQLALTKLFYDHHVPMMAGDDTGGAGWVVPGYGLHQEFDLLTQAGLPPLAILQMTTLNPARYLHREASMGTVEAGKTADLLLLDGDPVASAANLHRIGAVLHDGHYYNAEDLAGLRAQVADREK is encoded by the coding sequence ATGGTCAGGATCAAACGCCTCGGGCTGCATGTGGCCTGCGCTGCCCTCGCGCTCGGCACGGCTTCGGGGGCCTGCGCGCAGCGCATCGTGCTGGACAATGCCACCATCGTCGACACGCGCACCGGCAAGCTGACCCCGCATCGCGCGGTGGTGGTGGAGGGCAACCGGATTGCCAGCATCGCCGCCGCCGGAACGGTCAAAGCCGCCCCCGGCGACCAGCGGATCGATGCCAGCGGCAAGTTTGTCGTGCCCGGCTACAATGACATGCATGCCCATCCGCTCAACCCGGGCGACACGGCCAACCAGCTGCAGATGATGCTGGCCATGGGCATCACCGGCTTCCGGCAGATGAGCGGCTCGCCCGAGCTGCTCGCCGCGCGCAAGGCGGGTACGCTGATGCCCAAGCTGGCGCCCACCTTGCTGGTCACGCCGGGATCGCTGCTGGTCGGCCCGAACGCCGCCACGCCCGAGATGGCCGTCGCCGAGGTACACCGCCAGAAAGCGCAGGGCGCCGATTTCATCAAGGCGATCAGCCTGCCGCCCGCCGTGCTGTTTGCCGCCCATGCCGCCGCCAAGGCTGATGGGCTGACGGTCACCGGCCACCTCCTGCCGCTGGTGAACCCGCGTGAAGCCGCCGAACATGGCATGGACGGCATCGAGCATCTCGGCCCCGGCGATGCACTGCTGCTGGGCTGTTCCTCGCAGGAAAGCGCCTTGCGCGCGGCCATTGTGCCGCCACGCCCGGTCGTGGCGCCGCCCGCCGAGGGCGAGGCGCCCAAAAATGGCGCGGGCACGCCCCCGCCCGGCGTGCCCGGCGCAATCGGGCTGGCCAATCCGCTGGCCTTCACGCCGCTTCCCGCGATTCTGGCCTATGGCAAGGTGCTGGACAGCTATGATGCGGGCAAATGCGGCGCGCTGGCCGATGTGCTGGCGGCGCGCGGCATCTGGCAGACGCCGACGCTGATCCGGGTGCGCACCATGGAATTCGGCGATGATCCGGCCTATGTGAACAACCCCGAGCTGCGCTATGTCATCGGCACGGATCGCGCCGTCTGGCAGGCGGCGGGCGAGCGCTACAAGGCCGTGATGACCGAGCCCGCGCGCGCTGTGCTGAGCCGCCTGTTCACCGCGCAACTGGCGTTGACCAAGCTGTTCTACGACCATCATGTGCCGATGATGGCGGGCGACGATACGGGCGGCGCGGGCTGGGTGGTGCCCGGCTATGGCCTGCATCAGGAATTCGACCTGCTGACTCAGGCCGGGCTGCCGCCGCTGGCGATCCTGCAGATGACCACGCTCAACCCCGCCCGCTACCTCCATCGCGAGGCCAGCATGGGCACGGTGGAGGCGGGCAAGACCGCCGATCTGCTGCTGCTCGACGGCGATCCGGTGGCCAGTGCCGCCAATCTGCACCGGATCGGCGCTGTGCTGCATGATGGGCACTATTACAATGCCGAGGATCTGGCGGGGCTGCGCGCTCAGGTTGCGGATCGGGAAAAGTGA
- a CDS encoding alpha/beta hydrolase — protein MSTLQVPGAELHFETIGEGPLIVFIPGAQGSAMVFQAIAQQLQDRFTVLIYDRRGFSRSTLDGEQDYAHRLETDADDVARLIAHTGKTRATILGSSSGAIVALTVLARHPEVVETLIAHEPPASHHHPKGDELIAENLAIYDLYKAEGIGAAMKRFMSVWMQTPTSDHQVFAQTMSGTPAPQIVKNMTYWFEHEMRHYPPVQLDMTTLKQEANRLVIGVGEEMQDPANPTTPIAHALSAKLGAPLQIFPGAHLGYAVKPESFAHTLSQLLDERAAVAG, from the coding sequence GTGAGCACATTGCAAGTCCCCGGCGCCGAGCTGCATTTCGAAACCATCGGGGAAGGGCCGCTGATCGTGTTCATCCCCGGCGCCCAAGGCTCGGCCATGGTGTTTCAGGCCATTGCACAGCAACTGCAGGACCGCTTCACCGTGCTGATCTACGACCGCCGGGGCTTTTCCCGCAGCACGCTCGATGGCGAGCAGGACTATGCCCATAGACTGGAGACCGATGCCGACGATGTGGCGCGCCTGATCGCGCATACGGGCAAGACCCGCGCCACCATTCTGGGCAGCAGTTCGGGCGCCATCGTGGCGCTGACCGTGCTGGCGCGCCACCCCGAGGTCGTCGAGACGCTGATCGCGCATGAACCGCCCGCCTCGCACCATCACCCCAAGGGCGATGAGCTGATCGCCGAAAACCTTGCCATCTACGATCTCTACAAGGCAGAGGGCATCGGCGCGGCAATGAAGCGCTTTATGAGCGTCTGGATGCAGACGCCCACCTCGGATCATCAGGTCTTTGCGCAAACCATGTCGGGCACACCCGCGCCCCAGATCGTCAAGAACATGACCTATTGGTTCGAGCATGAGATGCGCCACTATCCGCCGGTGCAGCTCGATATGACCACGCTGAAGCAGGAAGCGAACCGTCTGGTGATCGGCGTGGGCGAGGAAATGCAGGACCCTGCCAACCCCACCACCCCCATCGCCCATGCCCTGTCGGCAAAGCTGGGCGCGCCGCTGCAGATCTTCCCCGGCGCTCATCTGGGCTATGCGGTGAAGCCCGAATCCTTCGCCCACACGCTGAGCCAGTTGCTGGACGAACGCGCTGCGGTGGCAGGCTGA
- a CDS encoding TonB-dependent receptor, with amino-acid sequence MTAQRREENLQRAAVAVDVVTGADLVAAGTTNASLLSDHVPALTVEPSSTGNLIFLRGVGNFTVVPTSDPAIAYNYDNVYVGRPTSTTGAFFDLSRVEVLKGPQGTLYGRNATGGAINVNPEHPHYGENSGYATASYGNYNAFNAEGAINLAMGQDGAARLSGTITRRDGYLKDGTSDDRTEGLRFQMGGRLTDRLTARIGIDYAHNGGYGYSVSYTGKYVLNPATANYTFVPANIPVDQGLYTPASQAFRQGTYVGLSGRTLGALSPLPYQNNRFYGANAEISWKTDAGTLTFIPAWRDSKLDYSADAAAFFYKTKEDDSQYSGELRFNGNRIGMFSYTLGMLYYHETEAYHADVNVFAQASWTDQRINTASWAPFGRLTANLTDRLRLVGGIRYTHDHKDFVSNGITGVIVCRAPATVGCPTAPLFPLVDMPSQLPFAFPPQGVPAAPLGTSGAIVTRTDSSYNSQLTNQRVTWRGAVEYDLTRHSLLYASVETGYRSGGFAAAVGHETYQPETITAYTLGSKNRFFDNRLQLNLEGFLWNYRNQQVNHVGLDSNGNNANFTDNIGSSKIYGVEVETQALITKTTLLSADIQYLHAQNTSFIYTTGASAPPVTGCPYTLSGAVYIINCSGFAANNAPRWTMNLGAQQTIPVGDYKIVLGLDTQYKSGRFINFAYVSDGGGYVDHSWQTNAQISFGPANGRWSAAAFVRNIEDNRVPTFQSPAPLINLSVVGTTPPRTFGGRVSVKF; translated from the coding sequence GTGACTGCTCAACGGCGTGAGGAAAACCTGCAGCGCGCCGCCGTGGCCGTGGATGTGGTGACCGGCGCCGATCTGGTCGCCGCGGGCACCACCAACGCCAGCCTGCTCAGCGACCATGTGCCCGCCCTGACGGTGGAGCCCAGCAGCACCGGCAATCTGATCTTCCTGCGCGGCGTGGGCAATTTCACCGTGGTGCCCACCAGCGATCCGGCCATCGCCTACAACTATGACAATGTCTATGTCGGCCGCCCCACCTCGACCACAGGCGCCTTCTTCGACCTGTCGCGCGTCGAAGTGCTGAAAGGTCCGCAAGGCACGCTCTATGGCCGCAATGCCACGGGCGGGGCGATCAACGTCAACCCCGAACATCCGCATTATGGCGAGAATTCGGGCTATGCCACCGCCAGCTACGGCAATTACAACGCCTTCAATGCGGAAGGGGCAATCAATCTGGCTATGGGGCAGGATGGCGCGGCCCGCCTCTCCGGCACGATCACCCGGCGCGACGGCTATCTGAAAGACGGCACCTCTGACGACCGCACCGAAGGCCTGCGCTTCCAGATGGGCGGCAGGCTGACCGACCGGCTGACGGCGCGGATCGGGATCGATTACGCGCATAATGGCGGTTACGGTTACAGCGTCAGCTACACCGGGAAATATGTGCTGAACCCCGCCACGGCCAATTACACCTTTGTGCCGGCCAATATTCCGGTGGATCAGGGCCTGTACACGCCGGCATCCCAGGCTTTCCGTCAGGGCACCTATGTCGGACTTTCGGGGCGGACATTGGGTGCGCTCTCCCCATTGCCCTATCAGAACAACCGCTTCTACGGCGCCAATGCCGAGATCAGCTGGAAAACCGATGCCGGAACACTGACCTTCATTCCGGCATGGCGCGATTCCAAGCTGGATTATTCAGCCGATGCCGCCGCCTTCTTCTACAAGACCAAGGAAGATGACTCGCAATACAGCGGTGAATTGCGCTTCAACGGCAACCGCATCGGCATGTTTTCCTACACGCTGGGCATGCTCTATTACCATGAAACCGAAGCCTATCATGCCGATGTCAATGTCTTCGCTCAGGCCTCATGGACCGACCAGCGGATCAACACCGCCTCATGGGCGCCCTTCGGCCGCCTGACCGCCAATCTGACAGACAGGCTGCGCCTTGTCGGCGGTATCCGCTACACGCATGACCATAAGGATTTCGTCAGCAACGGCATCACCGGGGTGATCGTCTGCCGCGCCCCCGCCACGGTCGGCTGCCCCACAGCGCCGCTGTTCCCCCTTGTGGACATGCCCTCGCAACTGCCCTTCGCCTTCCCGCCGCAAGGCGTACCCGCAGCGCCCTTGGGCACCAGCGGCGCCATCGTCACCCGCACCGACAGCAGCTACAATTCACAGCTTACCAACCAGCGCGTCACCTGGCGCGGCGCGGTGGAGTATGATCTGACCCGCCATTCCCTGCTCTATGCCAGTGTCGAGACCGGCTATCGCTCGGGCGGTTTTGCCGCGGCGGTCGGCCATGAGACCTATCAGCCCGAAACCATCACCGCCTATACGCTGGGCAGCAAGAACCGCTTTTTCGACAACCGCCTGCAGTTGAACCTTGAAGGCTTCCTCTGGAATTATCGCAATCAGCAGGTCAACCATGTCGGGCTCGACAGCAATGGCAATAACGCCAATTTCACCGACAACATCGGCAGCTCGAAGATTTACGGCGTGGAGGTGGAAACCCAGGCGCTGATCACCAAAACCACGCTGCTGAGCGCCGATATCCAGTATCTGCACGCCCAGAACACCTCCTTCATCTACACCACGGGTGCTTCGGCCCCGCCGGTTACGGGCTGCCCCTATACGCTGAGCGGCGCGGTCTATATCATCAACTGCTCGGGCTTTGCCGCCAACAATGCGCCGCGCTGGACGATGAATCTGGGCGCGCAGCAAACCATTCCGGTCGGCGATTACAAGATCGTGCTGGGGCTGGACACGCAGTATAAGAGCGGGCGCTTCATCAACTTTGCCTATGTCAGCGATGGCGGCGGCTATGTCGATCACAGCTGGCAGACCAATGCGCAGATTTCCTTTGGGCCTGCCAATGGCCGCTGGTCCGCCGCCGCCTTTGTGCGCAACATCGAGGACAATCGCGTGCCCACCTTCCAGTCGCCCGCGCCGCTGATCAACCTGTCCGTTGTGGGCACGACACCGCCGCGCACCTTCGGCGGCCGCGTTTCGGTCAAGTTCTAA